From the genome of Candidatus Poribacteria bacterium:
CCTGCACAATGATACCGTGACAACGTTGGGCCGCCATGCGGATACCGTTAACTCCGTCGCCTTCTCCCCAGATGGTAATTTTCTCGCCAGTGGGGGTGACGATTACGTCCTCAAAGTGTGGAATGTTCACCATAAACACCACATCGCAACCTGTGAGCAGATTACCGACCGGACCCGTTCACAAGTCAAGGCGGTTACCTTCTCTCCAAACGGCAGCACGATAGCAACTGGCGGTAGACATGCGAAACTCTGGGATGCACGCACCTACAACGAGATCGTTACGTTCAGGCATACCGACTGGGTCTGGGCGGTTGCGTTTTCCAACGATGGCAGGCTACTCGCCACGGGAGATAATAGCGGCCAGGTGACTGTCTGGGACCTTCAAACACAACGGTCTGTTACACGGATCCTTGCTGATTCGAATGCTGTCTATACTGTTCAGTTTTCTCCGGATGCCCAAATCCTTGCGGGTGCGGGATACGAAGGGAAAGTGAAGTTATGGAAAGCACCGAATTGGATACCGTATGGCACGCTTACCACCAACGGCACAATCTCCAACATGAGTTTCTCACCTGATAGCAGCACACTTGCCACCACAGGCTACACATCTGTCAATCTGTGGGGGGTTAACATCGGCGAGAATATGGGCACGCTCACGGGACACACAGATTGGGTCAGGGGTACTGCCTTTTCTCCGGACGGAAGTTCGCTGATCAGCGGTGGCACGGACACCACGCTCCGACTCTGGGATGTCACGTCCTACCGCTCCACAACGCCAGATATGGTGCGGATTCTCTATTTCCTCCCGCGCGATCGGAGCCTGCAACCCAACATCTGGACGAAGATGGATACACTCATAAGGCGCGTCCAACGCTTTTATGCAGACCAGATGGCCCTTAACGGATTCGGTCGGAAAACCTTCACGTTTGAAACCGATGCAAATGGTCGGATGCTTGCATACCGAGTTGAGGGGCAGTTTAGAGACCAATATTACCATACGGATACGGCAAATAAGGTCTACGATGAAGTCGCGGCTCTGTTTGACACGGAAAAACACGTTTATCTCATCGTCGCAGACATCAGTAGTGAGTTCATTGGGGGAAAAGACAAATGCGGGGTTGGTGGCGGCAATTGGTTTGAAAATGAACTCTTGGTCAGGGCTCGAGGGGGGCGCGCGGTGATCCCTGCCTCGGGGGTGTGTTTCGAGGGGGCGTATGGGGTCGTTGTAACAGCGCACGAACTTGGACACGCGTTCGGCTTAGAGCACGACTTTCGCAATCCGGCGTATCTTATGTCCTATGGCGCAGCACCCGACCGATTGTCGAAGTGTGCCGCCAGTTGGCTGAATGCCAATCGCTTTTTTAACACCGATCAAACCGCCTTCAACGAACCGACAACGATTCAGATGCTCACGCCTTCACGGTACTCCCGAAACGCGAGAAATTTTACGCTCCAATTTGCCGTCAGTGACGTAGACGGTATCCACCAAGCGCAGTTACTGGTGCCGACGACCGTGTTGGACCCAGCGCCCGGTATCAAGTTACACAGCTGTAAGGACTTACACACGCAAAGCAGTCTCCTTGAATTCAGCACGCCGACCTTAACGGTACAGCACATCAACAATGTCGTTCTTCAAGTGATTGACATCCGCGGAAATATTACACGGCGGGATTACACACTCAGAGCCGTGAACGCCTTAGTGTCTGGCAGCGCCGATGTTAACAGAGATGGAATTGCCGCGCCTGAACAACTTCTCGCAACCATAGCGATTCCAACAGAAACCCGTATCTTCGCAAACTACCCGAACCCGTTTAACCCAGAGACGTGGATACCCTATCAGTTATCTGAACCTGCGGAAGTGACGTTGCACCTCTCTTGTGTGGATGGGACACTGGTGCGGACGTTAGCGTTGGGACATCGAGCTGCGGGAACATATCACAGCAAAAGCCGTGCGGCGTATTGGGATGGAAGAAATGAACACGGAGAACGCGTGGCGAGCGGTGTCTATTTCTATACACTGTCAGCAGGGGATTTTACAGCGACACGGAAGATGTTCATCAGGAAGTAGGCAATTGTGCTTGACATCGTACGCCGAGAGTGTTATACTTAACCTCGTAAAGTCAACCCACTTTCTGAAAGGATGTAGGGCCTTGTAGCGGTGGCTAAAATTAGGATGCGTCGGATTCAGCGAAGACGTGCGATATTAACGAAGATACGTTAGGTACAAATCCTCAATCCCTGCCGTGAATTAACCGGAAACCCGCTCGTAATGAAATTATGCCTCAAATGGCATAATTTGTCTTTGCTTTACATTTGGAGAGCGGTCCCAGGGGCCCATAGTTTAAAAAATGGATCTTGGACTTATAGACAAAATTGCAGTCGTAGGTGCCTCAAGCAAAGGACTTGGGCGCGCAATTGCACTCGGTTTAGCACACGAGGGAGCGAAGGTCACTATTTGCGCGAGAGACAGAGCTGCTCTGGAAGCAACGGCAGATGACATTCGCAATCAGACCGACACCGAAGTTTTAGCGGTACCAACCGATGTCAGTCAACCCGATCAGGTTGAAAATCTCATTCGGACAGCGATTGGGCACTTCGGTGGTATCGATATTCTGGTTAACAACGCAGGTGGTCCCAGAGCCGGACGGTTTGATGACTTGGGAGCCCAGGATTATCAAGATGCCGTCCATTTGAACCTAATGAGCACGATAAACCTTTGCCGCGCCGTTGTTCCGACAATGCGGGCACGTGGTGGGGGACGGATTATCAACCTCACTTCTGTCTCTGTCAAGCAACCCGTCGATGGACTGATGCTATCCAATATGGCACGGACAGGGGTCATTGGATTCGCAAAAACCCTCGCGACGGAGTTAGCACCCGATAAAATCCTTGTTAACAATGTCTGCCCCGGTATCATCTTTACAGATCGCATTCGACAACTGGCGACCGTCCGTGCCGAAGAGGGGGGTATTACATTTGATGAGGCACTCGAAAATATGACCGCCGATATCCCGATCGGTAGAATCGGGGACCCAGACGAATTTGCAACCTTAGTCGTTTTTCTTGCATCAGAACGCGCAAGTTACATCACCGGAACGACAATTCAGGTAGACGGCGGCATGGTAAAATCATTACTCTAATACACTTGAACGGAGGCATGATGAACGATGTTAATATCCGTAATCATTCCTGCGTTCAACGAAGATCAGACAATCGGACAGGTGCTGGCGGTCCTCTGTGCCCTGCCCCTTGAGAAACAGATTATTGTTGTCAACGACGGCTCCACCGACGGAACTTACACGGTACTTGAGGAATTGCGAGCGACTCATGAACTGACCGTCGTGCATTGCCAAGAGAACAGAGGTAAAGGATTCGCAATTCAGAGTGGACTCCCGCATGTGAAAGGGGAAGTGGTCGTTATTCAAGATGCAGATATGGAATTGGATCCAGCGGATATCCCTGAACTTGTGAAACCGCTTGAAAAGGAGAACGTTCAAGTAGTTTACGGATCACGGTTTCTGAACGGACGCGGAAACGCCAGTCTCCAGAACTTCATCGCGAACCGTATTCTTGCTACCTATACAAATCTCCTTTACGGATGCCGCATTACCGATGAATCGACAGGCTACAAAGCCTTCTCAACAGAATTGATCACACGTTTAGAGTTAACCTGTGAGGGATTTGAATTCTGTCCGGAGGTCACAGCGAAGATTTTACGGGCAGGCTATCGTATCCATGAGGTGCCGGTCTCCTATGTTCCGCGCACAAAAAAGCAGGGAAAGAAACTCCGATTCTGGTTGGATGGACTTTTTGCCGTATGGACACTCTTAAAATACCGTTTCATTTCAGAAACAGAAATTTTCAAAACATCTGGAGGTTAAATTGCTAATTATGTTTAAAAAAATAGTTTATCCCATACTCATCTTCTTACTGATAGGCGGCGTGTCCCTCTTGGTATTTGGACACAGTAATCTCCCTACCTTGTTAGAAGATGTTAACAAAGACGGTGTCGTGAACATCCAAGACCTGGTACTTGTCGCGGGTTCCTTCGGACAACCCAGGGATCGCAATGCGGAACAGGATCCTGATGTCAATCGCGACGGGATTGTCAATGTTTTAGACCTCGTTCGCGTGAGCAGCAGTTTCGGACAAACCGCCCCGGATGAAAACTCGGCGTATCACGACATTCAGGAATATGTCTTTGACAAGAGTTGTGCGAACAGTGCTTGCCACGCTGCGCCCGCGAATGCTTTTAATTTGAATCTTAGCTACGGATTCTCCTACGAAAATTTAGTTGGTGCTGTGCCACAGAATCCTGCGGCGGCAGCAGCCGGTATGAAACTCGTTGATCCGGGGAATCCAGAGAACAGTTTCCTTTTAACGAAACTGATGGGACCGACAGTCCCGGAACAGGGCGCACGGATGCCGTTCCTTGGTGGCATGCTTCACACGGGTAAAATAGATGCGGTTCGGATGTGGATTGAGGCAGGGGCACCACAGACCGGTAAAATAGCAGGTATCGGGGACCTCGGCGTGCTGCGCGATCCTGACGAGAAATTTGAAGCACCTGCGCCGCCTGCCCCCGGTGAAGGGTATCAACTCCGTTTGCCACCGTTCAAAATTGAACCCGGCACTGAACGGGAAATTTACTACGCTACCCAAATCAGTGATGAAAACGGAAATTCAGTAGACAGAGACATCTTCATTAATAGAGTGGAGATTTTCTATCCTGCTGGGAGCCATCACTTCATCATATATCGGATCACAGAGGATGGGATGGCAAAAGGTCTCTTAGAGAATGGGATCATACCCGATATTGCGGTTAATCCTGAAGACACTTTCCGGGAACTTGACACGGACAACCCAGATCCGGTATTCGGCGTTTTCGGTGCTGATAGACTCTTTGTCGTCGGAACGCAAACCGATGATACGCTGTTTCAGTTTCCTGAGGGGGTTGGCTTGCGAATGCCTGGGGATACCATTTACGACCTGAATTCGCACTACATCAATCTGCTCGGTGACGATACATTGATTGGCGAAACCTACGTTAATATCTACACGATTCCGGAAGAGGAAGTTGAGTACGAAGCTGTTGAAATTTTCGTCAACAATCGGTCTATTAACGTCCCACCCGGAACAACTCGCGTCTCTAAAATGACGTGGCTTGTTGAAGATGAACTTTTTAAACGAGGGCACGATTCGGAGACATCATTGAATGTCTTTTTGCTGACATCTCACATGCATCGGCACGGTGAATTGTTTGAAATTTTTCAGGAATCAACTGACGATTTGCTGCACCGGAGCGTCGCTTACGACGATGCGCCTATCGACCTGTTTAATCCGGTTCTTCTCTTAGATCCAAATGATGGTCTTCACTTTCGGTGTGTCCATAACAACTACGACACGGACGAACCTCTCATTTTCGGACTCACATCTGAAGACGAGATGTGCATTATCTTCGGCTATTACTACATCCC
Proteins encoded in this window:
- a CDS encoding glycosyltransferase family 2 protein, with product MLISVIIPAFNEDQTIGQVLAVLCALPLEKQIIVVNDGSTDGTYTVLEELRATHELTVVHCQENRGKGFAIQSGLPHVKGEVVVIQDADMELDPADIPELVKPLEKENVQVVYGSRFLNGRGNASLQNFIANRILATYTNLLYGCRITDESTGYKAFSTELITRLELTCEGFEFCPEVTAKILRAGYRIHEVPVSYVPRTKKQGKKLRFWLDGLFAVWTLLKYRFISETEIFKTSGG
- a CDS encoding SDR family oxidoreductase, with the protein product MDLGLIDKIAVVGASSKGLGRAIALGLAHEGAKVTICARDRAALEATADDIRNQTDTEVLAVPTDVSQPDQVENLIRTAIGHFGGIDILVNNAGGPRAGRFDDLGAQDYQDAVHLNLMSTINLCRAVVPTMRARGGGRIINLTSVSVKQPVDGLMLSNMARTGVIGFAKTLATELAPDKILVNNVCPGIIFTDRIRQLATVRAEEGGITFDEALENMTADIPIGRIGDPDEFATLVVFLASERASYITGTTIQVDGGMVKSLL